The Pseudomonadota bacterium genome has a segment encoding these proteins:
- a CDS encoding serine/threonine-protein kinase yields the protein MKAIGKIFSKEFIIGFVIMLLTVTAFVFKWDPIEGLEYRFYDFGVNMRGKASSAPVAVVEIDDISIAKMGRWPWPRSYIAEMIDNLKNYEAKVIGINILYSETDYNQGLWEVQEIIKKIEADYSKTKQVNDLYTLLKESEKRLDNDTVLSTSITASNKVVLPSFFTLSKTLEGGEVKLPNYLQNNSIPLTTSPTAFLTANEIIPPIPALAQHAMALGHINLVNDSDKAVRSEPLLIAFGNRIFPSFGLQLVMSYLNYELKDIVPARTVRIRDIKIPTTEKSKMLISFNKKIPIYSFLDVIDNKVPPDHFKNKIVIIAGSATGIATTLMTPIGANMPSWVIVANVVDNILSNTHIVRPAWAFYVELALIILFGIFLAFIFPKLHAGINAIISVILFFGWSAIAWFLLVKYGYWFKVVYPSLMLVVGYIAVVSCRYLFTERAKERVEADSVETNKMLGLSFQGQGMLDMAFDKFRKCPIEDTSVKDLIYNLGLDFERKRMFNKAVSAYEHVMQDGEYKDITERIKKLKTVGDTVMFGATGAKKDATVLIDGAETKPTLGRYEIAKELGRGAMGTVYLGKDPRINREVAIKTLRYDDFEEDQVAELKKRFFREAEAAGKLSHPNIVTIYDVGEDYEIAYMAMELLDGSDLSDYCQKDRLMPLKEVARVITSVAQALDYAHENGVVHRDIKPANIMLLKNGEIKVADFGIARVMSSSKTQTGVIMGTPSYMSPEQISGQKVDGRSDLFSLGVVFYELLSGEKPFGGDNITTLMFNITNSPPILLKDVAPDAPQFCEEIIMKLLNKNKDDRYQHGRELAAEITAYMEKTGEAN from the coding sequence ATGAAAGCAATCGGAAAAATATTCAGCAAAGAATTTATTATCGGATTTGTAATCATGCTGCTGACGGTAACGGCCTTTGTCTTCAAATGGGACCCAATTGAAGGGCTGGAATACCGTTTTTATGATTTTGGCGTCAATATGCGGGGGAAGGCCTCGTCTGCGCCGGTTGCTGTTGTAGAGATAGACGACATCAGCATAGCCAAAATGGGAAGGTGGCCCTGGCCACGCAGCTATATAGCCGAGATGATCGACAATCTCAAGAATTATGAAGCAAAGGTCATTGGCATCAACATTCTCTACTCAGAGACAGACTATAACCAAGGGCTCTGGGAAGTGCAGGAGATAATAAAGAAAATAGAGGCCGACTATTCAAAAACAAAACAGGTGAATGATTTATACACCCTTCTGAAGGAGTCGGAGAAACGCCTTGATAACGATACAGTCCTCTCGACATCAATCACCGCAAGCAATAAGGTAGTCCTGCCCTCATTTTTTACCTTGAGTAAAACCCTTGAAGGAGGCGAAGTTAAGCTCCCGAACTACCTTCAAAACAACTCTATTCCACTAACTACAAGCCCCACGGCCTTTCTTACCGCCAATGAAATCATCCCGCCCATACCTGCTCTTGCCCAACATGCTATGGCTCTGGGTCATATAAATCTTGTTAACGACAGCGATAAAGCAGTTAGAAGCGAGCCTCTCTTAATAGCTTTCGGAAACAGGATATTTCCTTCCTTCGGACTGCAACTGGTTATGAGCTACCTGAACTATGAACTCAAAGACATAGTACCTGCAAGAACTGTCAGGATCAGGGACATCAAAATACCGACGACTGAAAAATCTAAGATGCTTATCAGTTTCAACAAAAAAATCCCCATTTATTCCTTCCTTGATGTCATTGACAATAAGGTGCCCCCTGACCATTTTAAAAACAAGATTGTCATTATTGCCGGCAGCGCTACCGGGATTGCAACGACACTTATGACCCCGATAGGAGCGAACATGCCTTCCTGGGTGATCGTTGCCAACGTAGTCGACAATATACTAAGCAACACGCATATAGTGCGCCCTGCCTGGGCATTTTATGTTGAACTGGCGTTGATCATTTTATTCGGGATTTTTCTCGCTTTTATCTTTCCAAAGCTCCATGCCGGCATCAATGCCATTATTTCCGTGATACTCTTCTTCGGATGGTCGGCGATAGCCTGGTTTCTCCTTGTCAAATACGGGTACTGGTTTAAAGTTGTATACCCGTCACTGATGCTTGTTGTTGGATATATTGCCGTCGTATCATGCCGGTATCTCTTTACGGAACGCGCCAAGGAACGTGTGGAGGCTGACAGTGTTGAGACAAACAAGATGCTCGGCCTCTCCTTTCAGGGGCAGGGCATGCTCGACATGGCTTTTGATAAGTTCCGGAAATGCCCGATAGAGGACACGTCCGTCAAGGACCTTATTTACAACCTGGGGCTCGATTTCGAACGGAAGAGAATGTTCAACAAGGCTGTTTCAGCTTATGAACATGTCATGCAGGACGGCGAATACAAGGATATTACTGAGCGGATAAAGAAGCTGAAGACCGTGGGCGATACGGTTATGTTCGGAGCGACAGGGGCAAAGAAGGATGCGACTGTCCTCATCGATGGGGCAGAAACCAAACCGACGCTTGGCCGTTATGAGATTGCCAAGGAATTGGGGCGCGGAGCAATGGGCACTGTCTATCTCGGCAAAGATCCCAGAATCAATCGGGAAGTGGCAATCAAAACACTCCGTTATGACGATTTCGAGGAAGATCAGGTTGCCGAGTTGAAGAAACGGTTCTTCCGGGAGGCTGAGGCAGCAGGTAAGCTCTCACATCCGAATATTGTTACAATTTACGATGTCGGCGAAGACTATGAAATTGCATATATGGCCATGGAACTCCTTGACGGCTCCGATCTGTCTGATTACTGCCAGAAGGATCGTCTCATGCCTCTTAAGGAAGTGGCAAGGGTCATTACTTCTGTTGCCCAGGCTCTTGATTATGCCCACGAAAACGGGGTTGTACACCGTGATATAAAACCGGCGAATATCATGCTCCTAAAGAATGGAGAGATCAAGGTTGCCGATTTCGGCATTGCAAGGGTCATGTCGAGTTCAAAAACCCAGACTGGAGTTATCATGGGAACGCCAAGCTATATGTCGCCAGAACAGATCTCGGGGCAGAAGGTGGATGGCAGGTCTGATCTTTTTTCTCTCGGCGTTGTATTCTATGAGCTGCTAAGCGGAGAAAAGCCCTTCGGTGGAGACAATATTACCACCCTCATGTTCAATATTACCAATTCACCACCGATCCTTCTGAAGGATGTTGCCCCCGATGCCCCACAGTTCTGTGAGGAGATCATTATGAAGCTCCTTAACAAGAACAAGGATGACCGGTATCAGCACGGAAGAGAGCTTGCGGCAGAAATCACCGCTTATATGGAAAAAACCGGGGAGGCCAATTGA
- a CDS encoding DegT/DnrJ/EryC1/StrS family aminotransferase has product MNIPVINLKEQYRKVKKDITRSLQEILSEQRLILGKYCTLLENAIADYAGVPYAITCANGTDALILALMALGIKEGDEVITTPYTFFSTASSIALLGAKPVFVDVKNEDLNIDPVLIEGAITSKTKAITVVHLFGKLCDMDSICKIGEKYGIPVVEDMAQSLGARRRGSMSGSFGDIASLSFYPTKNLGGIGEGGMVLTKRADLGEKVKKLRVHGMGGATYHHEMIGINSRLDEIKACALVAKFPHLESWNTKRIENAKFYNKKLSGLPVIFPQIDDGGSHIIHQYVIRVKDRDKLQSFLKEKGIQTGIYYPVPLHLQECFGYLGYTKGSFPVSEEAALKSLALPVYPELKRVEKDYIVDTIKEFYL; this is encoded by the coding sequence ATGAACATACCGGTTATAAACTTAAAGGAGCAATACAGAAAGGTAAAAAAGGACATTACCAGGAGTTTACAGGAGATTCTATCAGAACAAAGATTGATACTTGGTAAATACTGCACGTTGCTTGAAAACGCTATTGCAGATTATGCCGGGGTACCTTATGCAATTACATGTGCAAACGGCACCGACGCATTAATTCTTGCTCTAATGGCACTTGGCATAAAAGAAGGCGACGAGGTCATCACGACACCATATACATTTTTTTCAACGGCAAGCTCTATTGCCCTTCTGGGGGCAAAACCGGTATTTGTTGACGTGAAAAATGAAGATCTGAATATTGACCCCGTGCTTATTGAAGGTGCAATAACATCGAAAACAAAGGCCATTACAGTAGTTCATCTCTTTGGAAAACTCTGCGATATGGACAGCATATGTAAGATCGGTGAAAAATATGGAATCCCCGTTGTCGAGGACATGGCACAATCACTGGGGGCACGGCGAAGGGGAAGTATGTCCGGCAGTTTTGGAGACATAGCATCTCTGAGCTTCTACCCGACAAAAAACCTGGGCGGTATCGGTGAAGGTGGAATGGTGCTTACAAAGAGAGCAGATCTCGGCGAGAAAGTTAAAAAACTCAGGGTTCACGGGATGGGTGGCGCTACATATCATCACGAGATGATAGGGATAAATAGCCGGCTTGACGAGATAAAGGCCTGTGCTCTTGTCGCAAAATTCCCTCACCTTGAATCGTGGAATACAAAAAGGATTGAAAATGCAAAATTTTATAATAAAAAACTGAGTGGTCTGCCCGTTATCTTTCCCCAGATAGATGATGGCGGCTCTCATATCATCCATCAATATGTCATAAGAGTAAAAGATAGGGATAAGCTCCAGAGCTTTTTAAAAGAGAAGGGTATTCAGACAGGAATATATTATCCTGTCCCGCTTCATCTCCAGGAATGCTTCGGATATCTTGGCTACACAAAGGGTTCTTTTCCTGTCTCTGAAGAAGCTGCCCTGAAAAGTCTTGCTTTGCCGGTGTACCCTGAACTGAAAAGGGTTGAAAAAGACTATATTGTAGATACCATAAAGGAATTTTATCTTTAG
- a CDS encoding nitroreductase family protein, with protein MDILKTIQERRSIRKYKSDPVPEEILFEILEAARRAPSWANTQTWRFIIVKDDQTKRLLSDTLASNNPARNALIEAPLMICIAAKKGASGFYKGQCSTDKGDYWFMFDAGIAMEHIVLAAWNFGLGTCHIGLFDAGKAEDILKIPDGYAIVEMTPLGYFDTVSAATPRKTLQDIVYLNQFGELYKI; from the coding sequence ATGGATATATTAAAAACCATACAGGAAAGAAGGAGTATAAGAAAATATAAAAGTGATCCTGTGCCCGAAGAGATTCTCTTTGAGATTCTTGAGGCAGCAAGACGGGCACCTTCTTGGGCAAATACACAAACCTGGCGGTTTATCATTGTAAAAGATGACCAGACAAAAAGACTTTTATCAGACACACTCGCATCAAATAACCCCGCCAGGAATGCACTTATTGAAGCCCCGTTAATGATATGTATTGCCGCGAAAAAAGGCGCATCCGGTTTTTACAAAGGACAGTGCTCTACAGATAAAGGGGATTATTGGTTCATGTTCGATGCGGGCATTGCCATGGAGCACATAGTGCTTGCGGCATGGAATTTCGGTCTTGGTACATGCCATATCGGTCTCTTTGACGCAGGGAAAGCAGAGGATATATTAAAAATTCCCGATGGTTATGCAATAGTCGAGATGACACCCCTCGGATATTTTGATACGGTATCTGCCGCAACACCAAGAAAGACCCTCCAGGATATCGTATATCTCAATCAATTCGGTGAATTGTACAAAATTTAA
- a CDS encoding GAF domain-containing protein, producing the protein MDIEKKEQYTYYPEEDSISELLNKPASFIREFIEDQLEKTKKLTMIGFALSAEKNLDRLLETIVEEAKNLTNADGGTLYIMSDDKQELGFAVVQSSTLNIRMGGTSEEITWDPVLLMNTDGTPNYSNVSAYAALSGKVVNIPDVYDAEGFNFEGTRTFDKRNGYRSKSMLVVPMRNHENDIIGVLQLLNARDALTGKVVPFSIESSQMTESLASQAAVSLTNNRLIHELENLLESFIKSIAAAIDEKSPYTGGHVRRVAELTITIANKINQTTEGIYAKIYFNEDEMKELRIAAWLHDVGKITTPEYIVDKATKLETICDRMELLKTRFEVLKRDYEIAILKKGIGQGISQGMDNAVYEEHNFIEKLDEDLMFLNGANDGSKFMTDEMVRRVNEIASRQWTATDGTLKSVLTNDEIRNLSIRNGTLADDERDVINNHSRVTYKMLSQLPFPKKLRHVPDYAAAHHERLDGSGYPLGLKGDQLPLQSRILALADVFEALTAKDRPYKKGKTLSEAINIMKFMVKDNHLDPDLLNLFVKEQIYLDYARKELASQQIDIDKIEL; encoded by the coding sequence ATGGACATAGAAAAGAAAGAACAATATACATATTATCCGGAAGAAGATTCAATATCTGAACTGCTTAATAAACCTGCATCCTTCATCAGGGAATTTATTGAGGATCAGCTTGAAAAAACAAAAAAACTGACCATGATCGGTTTTGCACTGTCTGCAGAGAAAAACCTTGACCGACTTCTCGAAACGATTGTTGAGGAGGCAAAAAACCTTACAAATGCCGACGGGGGGACATTGTATATCATGTCCGACGATAAACAGGAGCTCGGTTTCGCCGTTGTTCAAAGCTCTACCCTTAATATACGAATGGGTGGAACAAGCGAAGAAATTACCTGGGATCCCGTACTGCTGATGAATACAGACGGAACCCCGAATTATTCAAATGTATCTGCTTACGCTGCCCTGTCTGGAAAAGTGGTTAATATTCCAGATGTTTATGATGCTGAGGGATTTAATTTTGAAGGCACGCGTACATTTGACAAAAGAAACGGATACAGATCAAAATCAATGCTTGTTGTCCCTATGAGAAATCACGAGAATGACATTATCGGCGTGCTTCAGCTTTTAAACGCCCGCGATGCACTAACAGGCAAGGTTGTTCCCTTCTCTATCGAAAGCAGTCAGATGACGGAATCGTTGGCATCCCAGGCAGCGGTTTCCCTTACCAATAACCGGCTCATTCACGAACTTGAAAACCTCCTGGAATCTTTTATCAAATCAATAGCTGCCGCAATTGATGAAAAATCTCCCTATACCGGCGGCCATGTGAGACGGGTTGCAGAATTAACAATAACAATTGCAAACAAGATAAACCAGACAACAGAAGGTATTTACGCAAAGATATACTTCAACGAAGACGAAATGAAAGAGCTCCGGATAGCCGCATGGCTCCATGATGTAGGCAAAATAACTACACCGGAATATATCGTCGACAAAGCAACAAAGCTTGAAACTATTTGTGACCGCATGGAATTGCTGAAGACTCGTTTTGAGGTATTAAAAAGAGACTATGAAATTGCGATTCTCAAAAAAGGTATAGGCCAGGGAATATCCCAGGGAATGGATAACGCTGTTTACGAGGAACACAATTTTATAGAAAAGCTTGATGAAGATCTTATGTTCCTTAACGGTGCTAATGACGGTAGCAAATTCATGACTGACGAAATGGTCAGGCGGGTAAACGAAATTGCCAGCAGACAATGGACCGCAACAGATGGCACTTTAAAATCTGTGCTTACTAACGATGAAATCCGTAATCTCAGTATCAGAAACGGGACCCTTGCCGATGACGAAAGGGATGTCATCAACAACCATTCCAGAGTTACCTATAAGATGCTCTCACAATTACCTTTCCCGAAGAAATTGAGGCATGTGCCGGATTATGCAGCAGCCCATCATGAAAGACTTGATGGTTCAGGCTACCCTCTTGGTCTTAAGGGGGATCAGCTTCCACTTCAATCCCGCATACTTGCTTTGGCCGATGTATTTGAGGCTCTTACTGCCAAAGACAGACCGTATAAAAAAGGCAAAACCCTATCTGAAGCGATTAATATCATGAAATTTATGGTGAAAGACAATCACCTTGACCCTGATCTTTTGAACCTATTCGTAAAAGAACAAATCTATTTAGATTACGCCAGAAAAGAACTTGCGTCTCAACAGATAGACATCGATAAAATCGAACTATAA
- a CDS encoding potassium channel family protein gives MHAIKTRLKIFLIVFFALIATGTFGFMVIEKKSLIDSAYFVIVTMATVGYGDIHPITQSGKIFTIILVIMGVGTFLGVIGNLTEIMLAKREIESRMEKLNMVIGVFFSEVGMGLMENFSRYDPDFDVIRPELIITAQWTDKDFNAASAKAHKHNYGVDIVRVDLEDLKKFLFEKRGFLVRLLENPVLMEHQSFTDLLRATFHLTEELAYRNDFVDLPKPDGDHLAVDIKRVFHLIVSEWLDYITYLKKNYPFLFSLALRTNPFDRKASVVINKP, from the coding sequence ATGCATGCCATAAAAACACGTTTGAAGATTTTTTTAATTGTTTTTTTTGCCTTGATAGCCACGGGGACTTTCGGCTTTATGGTTATTGAGAAAAAGTCGCTTATTGATTCCGCCTATTTTGTTATAGTTACCATGGCCACCGTAGGATACGGAGATATACATCCCATAACACAGTCCGGCAAGATATTTACCATAATCCTTGTTATTATGGGGGTGGGAACATTCCTTGGGGTGATAGGCAATCTAACCGAAATCATGCTTGCCAAAAGAGAGATCGAGAGCCGTATGGAGAAGCTGAACATGGTTATCGGCGTCTTTTTCAGCGAAGTAGGCATGGGCCTTATGGAAAATTTTTCCCGATACGACCCTGATTTTGATGTGATAAGACCGGAGCTGATCATTACTGCACAATGGACAGATAAGGACTTCAATGCTGCAAGCGCAAAGGCCCATAAACACAACTATGGCGTGGACATAGTTAGAGTTGATCTTGAAGATCTGAAGAAATTTCTTTTTGAGAAGAGGGGTTTTTTGGTAAGACTTCTGGAAAATCCGGTGCTGATGGAACATCAGTCTTTTACCGATCTCCTCCGGGCAACATTTCACCTGACAGAAGAGCTGGCTTACCGCAATGATTTTGTTGATCTTCCAAAACCGGATGGAGATCATCTTGCCGTTGATATCAAGAGGGTATTTCATCTAATCGTCAGTGAGTGGCTGGATTACATAACATACCTTAAGAAGAATTATCCTTTTTTATTTTCTCTCGCTTTAAGGACAAACCCCTTTGATCGAAAAGCATCCGTAGTTATAAACAAACCGTGA
- a CDS encoding flavin reductase encodes MNSKTIQKISYGMYVIGSKKEGKLNGQIANTAFQITSEPPTIAISINKLNLTHEYIMENKVFTISILSNDAPMTIIGNFGFKSGRDIDKLKDVKFKTGSIGTPIILEYTAGYFECEVVGVTDVGTHSIFIGKVIDCDILSDGEPMTYAYYHKIKGGKSPKTAPTYIKEDEPGEKPAITGKYKCNVCGYVYDPANGDPDAGIKPGTAFEELPEGWVCPVCGASKSEFVPEK; translated from the coding sequence ATGAACTCAAAGACTATCCAGAAAATTAGTTACGGAATGTATGTTATCGGTTCTAAAAAGGAAGGTAAGTTAAACGGACAAATTGCCAACACTGCATTTCAGATCACTTCAGAACCTCCGACAATAGCGATAAGTATTAATAAATTGAATCTGACTCATGAGTACATCATGGAAAATAAAGTTTTTACTATTTCCATACTTTCAAACGATGCACCTATGACAATTATCGGGAATTTTGGATTCAAATCAGGCAGGGACATTGATAAACTTAAAGATGTAAAATTTAAAACCGGATCTATAGGCACTCCTATTATACTGGAATATACTGCAGGCTATTTTGAATGTGAGGTAGTCGGAGTTACCGACGTGGGCACCCATTCTATTTTTATCGGGAAAGTGATTGATTGTGATATCTTAAGCGATGGAGAACCCATGACTTATGCATATTACCATAAGATAAAGGGCGGCAAATCCCCTAAAACAGCCCCGACTTATATTAAAGAGGATGAACCCGGAGAAAAGCCTGCTATTACCGGCAAGTATAAATGTAATGTCTGCGGATATGTATATGACCCGGCAAACGGTGATCCTGATGCTGGTATAAAACCAGGTACAGCCTTTGAAGAGCTGCCTGAGGGCTGGGTATGCCCTGTTTGCGGTGCATCAAAGAGCGAGTTTGTGCCGGAGAAGTGA
- a CDS encoding phosphoribosylaminoimidazolesuccinocarboxamide synthase, whose protein sequence is MNKTLRETNFPEIGTPKKGKVRDVYDLGDKLLIVATDRLSAFDVVLPTGIPDKGKVLTKLSEFWFKEMEDVIANHILETDVGKYPEPLKKYDSQLRDRSMIVKKTKVLPIECVVRGYLAGSGWKDYQEKGNICGISLDRGLRESSKLKAPIFTPTTKAEEGHDMSVTYNETADLIGSTLAKKLMDTSINIYEKACKIAEERGIIIADTKFEFGMLDGEMIVIDEMLTPDSSRFWSIKDYQPGKPQDSFDKQIVRDYLNTLDWDKTYPGPELPPEVVQKTMARYTEILRILTGQGL, encoded by the coding sequence ATGAATAAAACTTTAAGAGAAACCAACTTTCCTGAGATAGGTACCCCAAAGAAGGGAAAAGTAAGGGATGTGTACGATCTTGGCGATAAACTTTTAATTGTTGCTACCGACAGGTTATCTGCCTTCGATGTGGTCTTGCCTACAGGCATCCCGGATAAAGGTAAGGTTTTAACAAAGCTTTCCGAGTTCTGGTTTAAAGAAATGGAAGATGTTATCGCGAACCATATATTAGAGACGGATGTGGGGAAATATCCCGAACCGTTAAAAAAATATGATAGTCAGTTGAGGGACAGGAGCATGATTGTAAAGAAAACCAAGGTATTGCCGATCGAATGTGTGGTCAGAGGATACCTTGCAGGCTCCGGCTGGAAGGATTATCAGGAAAAAGGAAATATTTGCGGAATATCTTTGGACAGAGGCCTCCGGGAATCATCAAAACTGAAAGCACCAATTTTTACACCAACAACAAAGGCTGAAGAAGGCCATGATATGAGTGTAACTTATAATGAAACGGCTGATTTGATAGGTTCAACGCTGGCAAAAAAACTAATGGATACAAGTATAAACATATATGAGAAAGCATGTAAAATTGCAGAAGAAAGGGGCATCATCATAGCAGACACGAAGTTCGAATTCGGTATGCTGGACGGGGAAATGATAGTTATAGATGAGATGTTGACTCCTGACTCATCAAGGTTCTGGTCGATAAAGGATTATCAGCCGGGAAAGCCTCAGGATAGTTTTGATAAACAGATTGTCAGGGATTATCTTAATACCCTCGACTGGGACAAGACATATCCCGGACCGGAACTACCCCCTGAGGTTGTTCAAAAAACAATGGCAAGGTACACAGAGATACTCCGGATATTGACAGGACAAGGATTATGA
- a CDS encoding response regulator has product MEDKDKSKEQLIKELSKLRQRIGKSKKADTDSKLTKKTLKNERKILFTILEHQPVGIVMVDKAGKYKYLNPEFTNITGYTLQDVDCGRDWLEKAHPDPSYREKVIEAWKIDRLSGEGKSVDREFVITCKDGQTKYIEFRTTYLNDYGINVLTDITRQKQAKEEKEKLQTQLFHAQKIESIVQLAGGIAHDFNNIISAIMGYGEILKIKIDKDDPRRKYAENILASSEKAAALTQSLLAFSRKKAVELKPQKINTLIRSLEKMLRRLLTEDIELEIMLEDPDVSVMADKMQIDQVLMNLASNARDAMPRGGKFIIETKRVKPDIEFLQMHGCSEQGEYALISIKDTGIGMDKTTKEQIFDPFFTTKEVGKGTGLGLSVAYGIIKQHNGFIDTYSDLDVGTTFFIYIPAIKTTEEEKPEILEIDGGSETILVAEDDTELRNITTTMLDMAGYTVIEAVDGEDAIKKFMEYKDNIDLLFFDIIMPKKNGKEAYEEIKKINPDIKVLFTSGYTREVVIDKGVHDKTVDFINKPLSSYDLLNKIRKVLNK; this is encoded by the coding sequence ATGGAAGATAAAGACAAAAGCAAAGAACAACTTATCAAAGAATTATCTAAATTACGCCAACGTATTGGTAAATCTAAAAAGGCAGACACAGACAGTAAGCTGACAAAAAAAACCCTCAAGAATGAGAGAAAAATCCTTTTTACCATCCTCGAACATCAGCCCGTCGGCATTGTAATGGTTGATAAAGCCGGGAAATATAAGTACCTCAACCCGGAATTTACCAATATCACCGGTTATACACTTCAGGATGTTGATTGCGGAAGGGATTGGCTCGAGAAAGCACATCCTGATCCATCATACAGGGAAAAAGTAATTGAAGCATGGAAGATAGACAGATTATCCGGAGAAGGCAAAAGTGTCGATCGCGAGTTTGTCATTACCTGCAAGGATGGGCAGACAAAGTATATAGAATTCAGGACAACATATCTGAACGATTACGGCATCAATGTTCTTACAGATATAACCAGACAGAAACAGGCAAAAGAAGAAAAAGAAAAATTACAAACACAGCTCTTCCATGCACAAAAAATAGAGTCAATCGTTCAGCTTGCCGGCGGAATTGCCCATGACTTTAATAATATTATTTCCGCTATTATGGGATACGGGGAAATATTAAAAATAAAAATTGACAAAGATGATCCGAGAAGAAAGTATGCGGAAAATATACTTGCATCATCGGAAAAAGCTGCTGCCCTTACCCAGAGCTTGCTGGCCTTCAGCAGAAAAAAGGCAGTGGAACTTAAGCCCCAAAAGATCAATACTCTTATAAGATCATTGGAAAAAATGTTAAGAAGACTCTTAACGGAAGATATAGAGCTGGAAATAATGCTCGAAGATCCAGATGTATCTGTTATGGCCGATAAAATGCAGATAGACCAGGTATTGATGAATCTTGCCTCAAACGCACGTGACGCTATGCCAAGAGGTGGAAAATTTATTATCGAAACAAAGAGGGTAAAACCGGATATTGAATTTCTGCAAATGCACGGATGCTCAGAGCAGGGCGAGTACGCCTTGATATCAATAAAAGATACCGGTATTGGAATGGATAAAACGACGAAGGAGCAGATATTTGATCCCTTTTTTACGACAAAAGAGGTCGGTAAGGGTACGGGGCTTGGCCTTTCAGTAGCATACGGTATTATCAAGCAGCATAATGGGTTTATTGATACATATAGCGACCTGGACGTAGGTACAACTTTTTTCATATATATACCGGCAATAAAAACTACTGAAGAAGAGAAGCCCGAAATCCTGGAAATTGATGGTGGCTCAGAGACAATCCTGGTAGCTGAAGATGATACCGAATTGCGGAATATTACTACTACGATGCTCGACATGGCAGGGTATACTGTCATAGAAGCCGTAGACGGAGAAGATGCTATCAAGAAATTTATGGAATATAAAGATAATATAGACCTCCTTTTCTTTGACATTATTATGCCCAAAAAGAACGGAAAAGAAGCTTACGAGGAGATAAAAAAGATTAATCCTGATATTAAGGTGCTCTTTACCAGCGGTTATACCAGGGAAGTAGTTATTGATAAGGGAGTTCATGATAAGACTGTAGACTTTATTAATAAACCGTTATCATCGTATGATCTGCTGAATAAGATAAGGAAAGTGCTGAACAAATAG